A DNA window from Anastrepha obliqua isolate idAnaObli1 chromosome 5, idAnaObli1_1.0, whole genome shotgun sequence contains the following coding sequences:
- the LOC129247999 gene encoding angiopoietin-4-like, with product MLQIRKQFAAVLLISAYCLLINPIGATNRLNTNASDAEFLTIIVDETMRNLLKQCNGSVSTEDYRSNELAPDQLSPAMMKQLSDLMGRTVRSLSDSFTTRLLQRFPKNCADILPSGVRDRDGVYSLHISSYMPINVYCFADAAGGCPWTIVHRRQDKDTAFNLNWAYYKAGFGDPYNSFFVGMEPLYWLTSDAPHELRIVMRLNSESVEEIAHYDHFSLGDEKAQYALKVGQFSGNAADELTPLNGYKFRTKDRTGYCKGKEKDGGWWKEGCARSKLNGIYEPTQWEIPQHVGITWNNRTTHGFNYSLEYVHMAIRPKFCNKIHL from the exons ATGCTACAAATCAGGAAGCAATTTGCAGCTGTACTGCTGATTAGCGCTTACTGCTTATTAATAAATCCAATTGGCGCTACAAATAGACTCAATACGAATGCAAGCGATGCGGAATTCTTGACAATCATTGTGGATGAGACAATGCGCAATTTGTTGAAGCAGTGCAACGGAAGTGTATCGACAGAGGATTACAGAAG caaTGAATTAGCCCCAGATCAGCTCTCGCCTGCAATGATGAAGCAGTTAAGCGATTTGATGGGTAGAAC CGTGCGCTCACTAAGCGACTCCTTTACGACACGTCTGCTGCAACGCTTTCCTAAGAACTGCGCCGACATACTGCCGTCCGGTGTACGCGATCGCGATGGCGTCTATAGCTTGCACATCTCGAGTTATATGCCGATCAATGTTTATTGCTTTGCTGATGCGGCAGGCGGTTGTCCTTGGACCATTGTGCATAGGCGTCAGGACAAAGATACTGCTTTCAATCTCAATTGGGCCTACTACAAGGCGGGTTTCGGTGATCCGTACAATAGTTTTTTCGTTGGCATGGAACCGCTTTATTGGCTGACCAGCGATGCGCCGCATGAATTGCGCATCGTTATGCGTTTGAATAGCGAAAGTGTGGAGGAGATTGCGCACTACGATCACTTCTCACTGGGCGATGAGAAGGCGCAATACGCACTGAAGGTGGGACAATTTAGCGGCAATGCAGCAGATGAGCTAACGCCTCTGAATGGCTATAAGTTTAGAACGAAAGATCGCACAGGTTATTGCAAAGGCAAGGAAAAGGATGGTGGCTGGTGGAAAGAGGGTTGCGCTAGAAG caaattaaatgGCATTTATGAGCCTACGCAGTGGGAGATACCACAACACGTGGGCATCACATGGAATAATAGAACTACACACGGCTTCAACTACTCACTGGAGTACGTGCATATGGCCATACGACCGAAGTTTTGtaacaaaattcatttataa